From the Actinomadura luzonensis genome, the window TGCGGACGAACGTGCGCGGGTTGAGGTCGGCCGGGTCGAAGTTCTGGAACTCCGGCCCCAGCCCCGCCCGCAGGTCCTCGCGCGCGTTGTTGGCCATCCTGCGCAGGTTGCGCAGCGTGCGGCCGGCCTGCGCCGCGGCCTGAGGCAGCTTGTCGGGGCCGAAGACCAGCAGCGCGAGGACGACCAGCGCCGCTATCTCCCCCCACCCGAGTCCGAACACCGTGAGCTCCTACCGCAGTCAACGCCTCCGAGGACAACCCCGGCCTATCCACAGACTAAGGGCTCCTGTGCACAGCTAGGAGCCCCGCCCGCCTCCCGGGTGCCGCCGCGCCCGCCGGGGAGGGGTGGTCAGGACGGCGACGGGGCCGGCTCGTCCTCGGCCACCACGGTCAGCGTCGCGGTGCGCTCCTGGCCGGCACGCTGGTACTTGATGGTGATCTTGGCGCCGGGGGCCTTGCTGCGGATCAGCGCGATCAGCTCGTTGCCGTCCTGGAGCGCCAGGCCGTCCATCTCCAGAATGACGTCACCGGCCCGCAGCCCCGCCTTGTCGGCCGGGCCGCCGGGGGTCACCGGCTGCTGGCCGCCCACGCTCGCCGTGGAGATCTTCACGCCCTGCCCGCGGTAGTCCTTCTCCAGCACGATGCCGATCTTCGGGCGCTTGGCCCGACCGGTGCTGATCAGCTCCTCGGCGACCCGCCGCGTCTGGTTCACCGGGATCGCGAAGCCCAGGCCGATGCTGCCGCTCTGGCTGGTCGTCGAC encodes:
- a CDS encoding sec-independent translocase, producing the protein MFGLGWGEIAALVVLALLVFGPDKLPQAAAQAGRTLRNLRRMANNAREDLRAGLGPEFQNFDPADLNPRTFVRKHLLDDLEDTWNDKPKELESAAAPYTPEPVVDELGYGELPPYDAEAT